A single genomic interval of Arthrobacter methylotrophus harbors:
- a CDS encoding WhiB family transcriptional regulator, giving the protein MDWRNRAACLDKDPELFFPVGNTGPALLQIEEAKSVCRRCPVVDTCLQWALESGQDAGVWGGMSEDERRALKRRAARARRAS; this is encoded by the coding sequence ATGGATTGGCGTAACCGCGCAGCCTGCCTTGACAAGGACCCGGAGCTTTTCTTCCCAGTAGGCAACACCGGCCCTGCGCTTCTCCAGATCGAGGAAGCGAAGAGCGTATGCCGTCGCTGTCCAGTCGTGGACACTTGCCTTCAGTGGGCCCTTGAATCGGGCCAAGATGCAGGTGTCTGGGGTGGCATGAGCGAAGACGAGCGTCGCGCGCTTAAGCGCCGTGCGGCCCGCGCACGCCGCGCTTCCTAA
- a CDS encoding sensor histidine kinase, with protein sequence MAIFTDPIREHADFGPGDAEWLHLLVGDWQMVADLAFADLALWFPHPEFGYIALAHVRPSTSHTVFHADFVGEGIRSDLQPIVDKAWSSRSIERSSETNWSSDMALRVEAVPMVRNGRTLAVVTSHMDLSSSRMPSRLELTYRQCAYDLLRMGTLGLWPDFASPTGSRRGAPRVGDGLIRLDADGIVQYASPNGVSAFRRLGEVETLEGRSLAEVTAGLLKDRRMVDETLPLVVTGRMPWRSEIESRGVSLSLRAIPLRDEKNRFGALVLCRDVSELRRRELELVTKDATIREIHHRVKNNLQTVAALLRMQSRRMVSDEAKQGLEQAMRRVATIALVHETLSQGLTQSVDFDELIGRQFRLSAEVASPSQHVRTERAGLFGELPSDFATPLALVINELVTNAVEHGLEGRAGTVWLMADRSTGEGGDELLTVTIADDGVGLPEGSYTEGLGLQIVRTLVTSELGGTIKWRARDGGGTAVEIVLNLVRT encoded by the coding sequence GTGGCAATCTTTACAGACCCCATCAGGGAGCACGCTGATTTCGGGCCTGGAGATGCCGAATGGCTGCACCTCCTGGTCGGCGACTGGCAGATGGTCGCCGACCTAGCGTTCGCGGACCTGGCCTTGTGGTTCCCGCATCCGGAATTCGGTTACATCGCGCTTGCACACGTCAGGCCATCGACGAGCCACACCGTGTTTCATGCGGACTTCGTCGGAGAGGGCATCCGATCGGATTTGCAACCCATAGTCGACAAGGCGTGGTCCAGCCGTTCCATAGAACGCTCCAGTGAAACCAACTGGAGCAGCGACATGGCGCTGCGGGTTGAAGCAGTGCCCATGGTCCGGAACGGGCGGACACTGGCCGTCGTCACGTCGCACATGGATCTTTCCAGCTCACGGATGCCTTCCCGCCTGGAACTCACATACCGGCAATGCGCCTATGATCTGCTCCGGATGGGCACGTTGGGGTTGTGGCCGGACTTCGCCTCCCCGACGGGCTCCCGGCGCGGAGCTCCCCGGGTGGGTGACGGCCTGATCAGGCTCGACGCCGACGGCATCGTCCAGTACGCGAGTCCGAACGGCGTTTCCGCATTCCGCCGCCTCGGCGAGGTGGAGACCTTGGAAGGTCGATCCCTTGCGGAGGTAACCGCAGGACTCCTCAAAGACCGGCGCATGGTGGACGAGACTCTGCCCCTGGTAGTCACCGGCCGGATGCCGTGGCGGAGTGAGATTGAATCCCGTGGCGTGAGCTTGTCCTTGCGTGCAATTCCGTTGCGCGATGAAAAGAATCGCTTCGGCGCTTTGGTTTTGTGTCGCGACGTCTCCGAACTTCGTCGACGCGAGCTCGAGCTGGTGACCAAGGACGCTACGATTCGTGAAATTCACCACCGGGTCAAAAACAACCTGCAGACCGTGGCTGCTCTGCTGCGCATGCAGTCGCGACGCATGGTCAGCGATGAGGCGAAACAAGGCTTGGAACAGGCGATGCGGCGCGTCGCGACGATTGCGCTCGTGCACGAGACCCTCTCACAAGGCCTGACGCAAAGTGTCGATTTTGATGAACTGATCGGACGTCAGTTCCGGCTCTCGGCCGAAGTGGCGTCCCCTTCACAGCACGTGAGGACCGAGCGCGCAGGTCTGTTCGGTGAGTTGCCTAGCGATTTTGCCACACCCCTTGCCCTTGTCATCAACGAGCTCGTAACGAATGCCGTCGAGCACGGCCTTGAAGGACGGGCGGGAACAGTATGGCTGATGGCCGATCGTTCGACGGGGGAGGGGGGCGACGAACTCCTGACGGTGACGATTGCCGATGATGGCGTCGGTCTGCCCGAGGGCTCGTACACAGAAGGTCTCGGCCTTCAGATTGTGCGGACGCTTGTCACGAGCGAGTTGGGTGGCACTATCAAGTGGAGGGCGCGCGATGGCGGAGGCACTGCCGTGGAGATCGTTCTGAACTTGGTGCGAACCTGA